The Accipiter gentilis chromosome 14, bAccGen1.1, whole genome shotgun sequence genome contains a region encoding:
- the CEBPB gene encoding CCAAT/enhancer-binding protein beta has protein sequence MQRLVAWDAACLPIQPPAFKSMEVANFYYEADCLAALNKLHPRAAGGRSMTELTVGDHERAIDFSPYLDPLASQQPAQPPPPAAAAGGNFEPPCSSGGGQDFLSDLFAEDYKGSGGSKKPDYTYISLARHSHPCASQSHKPGGLPGCFPPQIVETKVEPVFETLDSCKGPRKEEGGAGPGPGGMSSPYGSAVRSYLGYQSVPSGSSGNLSTSSSSSPPGTPNPSESSKSAAAGGGYSAPPAGKNKPKKCVDKHSDEYKLRRERNNIAVRKSRDKAKMRNLETQHKVLELTAENERLQKKVEQLSRELSTLRNLFKQLPEPLLASSPRC, from the coding sequence ATGCAACGCCTGGTGGCCTGGGACGCAGCATGCCTCCCCATCCAGCCGCCCGCCTTTAAATCGATGGAAGTGGCTAATTTCTATTACGAGGCGGACTGTCTGGCTGCTCTCAACAAGCTGCACCCGCGGGCGGCCGGGGGCCGCTCCATGACCGAGCTCACCGTCGGGGACCACGAGCGAGCCATCGACTTCAGCCCCTACCTGGACCCCTTAGCATCCCAGCAGCCGGCGCAGCCGCCTcctccggcagcagcagcagggggcaACTTTGAGCCTCCctgcagcagcggcggcggccaaGATTTCCTTTCCGATCTCTTCGCCGAGGACTATAAAGGCAGCGGCGGGAGCAAGAAGCCCGACTACACCTACATCAGCCTCGCCCGGCACAGCCACCCCTGCGCCAGCCAGAGCCACAAGCCGGGGGGGCTGCCGGGCTGCTTCCCGCCCCAGATCGTGGAAACCAAAGTGGAGCCGGTCTTCGAGACCCTGGACTCTTGCAAAGGGCcccggaaggaagaagggggagCCGGGCCGGGACCGGGGGGCATGTCCTCGCCCTACGGCAGCGCCGTGCGCTCCTACCTGGGTTACCAGTCGGTGCCGAGCGGCAGCAGCGGGAACCTGTCCACCTCgtcctcctccagcccccccggcacccccaacCCCTCCGAGTCCTCCAAgtccgccgccgccggcgggggctACTCCGCCCCCCCGGCGGGCAAGAACAAGCCCAAGAAGTGCGTGGACAAGCACAGCGACGAGTACAAGCTCCGCCGGGAGAGGAACAACATCGCGGTGCGCAAGAGCCGCGACAAAGCGAAAATGCGCAACCTGGAGACGCAGCACAAAGTCTTGGAACTGACGGCCGAGAACGAGCGGCTGCAGAAGAAGGTGGAGCAGCTCTCCCGGGAGCTGAGCACCCTCAGGAACTTGTTCAAACAGCTGCCCGAGCCCCTCCTCGCCTCCTCGCCTCGCTGCTGA